In a genomic window of Deinococcus metalli:
- a CDS encoding GNAT family N-acetyltransferase has product MTPPTVPTEFRTPRLLLRAPRPQDARAQVEAVNASLPELRRWMVWAQEPQTLDGARENLAQAAEAYARRENLRLLVWTEDGTQLLGSTGYHALDWRVPKGEIGYWIATAHTGHGYAQEVAAFLTTYALDDLRFRRVEIRCDALNARSARIPRALGYTLDARLVNDDVAADDPTRLRDTLIYSLTQ; this is encoded by the coding sequence ATGACGCCGCCGACCGTGCCCACCGAGTTCCGCACGCCGCGCTTGCTGCTGCGCGCTCCGCGCCCGCAGGACGCGCGGGCGCAGGTGGAGGCTGTGAACGCCAGCCTGCCGGAACTGCGCCGCTGGATGGTGTGGGCGCAGGAGCCCCAGACGCTGGACGGCGCCCGCGAGAACCTCGCGCAGGCGGCCGAGGCCTACGCGCGGCGCGAGAACCTGCGCCTGCTGGTGTGGACCGAGGACGGCACCCAACTCCTGGGCTCCACCGGCTACCACGCGCTGGACTGGCGCGTGCCGAAAGGGGAGATCGGGTACTGGATCGCCACGGCGCACACCGGGCACGGCTACGCCCAGGAGGTCGCGGCGTTCCTGACCACCTATGCCCTGGACGACCTGCGCTTCCGGCGCGTCGAGATCCGCTGTGACGCGCTCAACGCGCGCAGCGCCCGCATTCCCCGCGCGCTGGGCTACACGCTGGACGCCCGCCTGGTGAACGACGACGTGGCCGCCGACGACCCCACGCGGCTGCGCGACACGCTGATCTACTCGCTCACGCAGTAG
- the argB gene encoding acetylglutamate kinase: MIVKYGGNAMKSLELRRAVAAEIAALRAELPVVVVHGGGPVIERELAARGVQSEFRGGLRVTTPEAMDVVEMALCQLNKQLSQDVGRAVGLMGRDSELLRAEVLDPALGRVGRVTGVNAALLRTLLGAGITPVLGCVAVGPDGDALNVNADTAAGAVAGALNEGVVFLTDVDGVYRAYPDPASRAAQLTRAEVEGGIADGWIAGGMIPKVRAALDALDRGAPFAVVASGMTAGVLAAAARGEAGTRITP; the protein is encoded by the coding sequence ATGATCGTCAAGTACGGCGGGAATGCCATGAAGAGCCTGGAGCTGCGGCGCGCGGTGGCCGCGGAGATCGCCGCGCTGCGCGCCGAGCTTCCGGTGGTGGTCGTGCACGGGGGCGGCCCCGTGATCGAGCGGGAACTCGCGGCGCGCGGCGTGCAGAGCGAATTCCGCGGGGGCCTGCGCGTGACCACCCCCGAGGCGATGGACGTCGTAGAGATGGCGCTGTGCCAGCTGAACAAGCAGCTCTCGCAGGACGTGGGCCGCGCAGTCGGGCTGATGGGCCGCGACTCGGAACTGCTGCGCGCCGAGGTGCTCGATCCGGCGCTGGGCCGCGTGGGCCGCGTGACGGGCGTGAACGCGGCCCTGCTGCGGACGCTGCTGGGCGCCGGGATCACGCCGGTGCTGGGGTGTGTCGCGGTCGGGCCGGACGGGGACGCGCTGAACGTGAACGCGGACACGGCGGCCGGAGCGGTCGCAGGCGCCCTGAACGAGGGCGTGGTGTTCCTGACCGACGTGGACGGCGTGTACCGCGCGTACCCCGACCCGGCCAGCCGCGCCGCGCAGCTCACCCGCGCCGAGGTCGAGGGCGGCATCGCGGACGGCTGGATTGCGGGCGGCATGATTCCCAAGGTGCGCGCCGCGCTGGACGCCCTGGACCGGGGTGCGCCCTTCGCGGTGGTCGCCAGCGGCATGACCGCGGGCGTGCTGGCCGCCGCGGCGAGGGGCGAGGCCGGCACGCGCATCACGCCGTGA